The proteins below come from a single Mycolicibacterium sp. TY81 genomic window:
- a CDS encoding ferredoxin reductase, translated as MAKNTIKVSANVVDTVRPKVAGAKERPGWHALRTLVGRITTPLLPDDYLKLVNPLWSARELRGKVVEVRRETEDSATLVIKPGWGFSFDYHPGQYIGIGLLVDGRWRWRSYSLTSSPVESRGDHTITITVKAMPEGFLSTHLVGGVAPGTIVRLAAPQGEFVMPDPAPGKVLFLTAGSGITPVMSMLRTLARRDQITDIVHLHSAPTAADVIFADELAKLAEAHPSYQLRVRATRTEGRLDLSKLDEEVADWRTREAWACGPEAMLHDAEREYAAAGLGVRLHLERFAASRAAVEGTGGSVTFERSGKTVVADAATSLMEAGEQAGVQMPFGCRMGICQSCVVSLLEGHARDLRTGAEREPGSRVQTCVSAAAGDCVLDI; from the coding sequence GTGGCCAAGAACACCATCAAGGTCTCGGCCAATGTGGTCGACACGGTGCGGCCCAAGGTTGCCGGCGCCAAGGAACGGCCGGGGTGGCACGCGCTGCGCACGCTCGTCGGGCGCATCACCACACCGCTGCTGCCGGACGACTACCTCAAGCTGGTCAATCCGCTGTGGTCGGCACGGGAGCTGCGCGGCAAGGTTGTCGAGGTGCGCCGCGAGACCGAGGATTCGGCAACCCTGGTGATCAAGCCGGGCTGGGGCTTCTCGTTCGACTACCACCCGGGGCAGTACATCGGCATCGGCTTGCTGGTGGACGGCCGCTGGCGGTGGCGCTCGTACTCGCTGACCTCGAGCCCGGTGGAATCGCGCGGCGACCACACCATCACCATCACGGTGAAGGCCATGCCCGAGGGCTTCCTGTCGACCCACCTGGTCGGTGGCGTGGCGCCCGGCACCATCGTGCGACTGGCCGCGCCGCAGGGCGAGTTCGTCATGCCGGATCCCGCGCCGGGCAAGGTGCTGTTCCTGACCGCCGGGTCGGGCATCACCCCGGTGATGTCGATGCTGCGCACCCTCGCGCGCCGGGACCAGATCACCGACATCGTCCACCTGCACTCGGCCCCGACCGCGGCCGACGTCATCTTCGCCGACGAGTTGGCGAAGCTGGCCGAGGCTCACCCGAGCTACCAGTTGCGGGTGCGGGCCACTCGTACCGAGGGACGCCTGGACCTGTCGAAGCTGGACGAGGAAGTCGCCGACTGGCGGACGCGCGAAGCGTGGGCGTGTGGCCCGGAGGCCATGCTCCACGACGCCGAGCGTGAATACGCGGCGGCGGGGCTCGGGGTGCGCCTGCACCTGGAGCGCTTCGCGGCGTCCCGGGCTGCGGTCGAGGGCACCGGTGGTTCGGTGACCTTCGAGCGCAGCGGAAAGACCGTCGTCGCCGATGCGGCGACATCGCTGATGGAGGCCGGCGAGCAGGCCGGCGTGCAGATGCCGTTCGGTTGCCGGATGGGTATCTGCCAGTCCTGCGTGGTGAGTTTGCTGGAGGGTCACGCACGCGATCTGCGGACCGGAGCGGAACGGGAACCGGGCAGTCGGGTGCAGACGTGCGTTTCGGCTGCGGCCGGCGACTGTGTGTTGGATATTTAA
- a CDS encoding wax ester/triacylglycerol synthase family O-acyltransferase encodes MVTRLSASDASFYGLEDSSTPMYVGTLSILRKPRAGLSYETLLATVEARLPQIPRYRQKVREVTLGLARPVWVDDRDFDITYHIRRSALPSPGSDAQLHDLVARLGSRPLDKTRPLWEMCLVEGLSDNRLAIYTKTHQALVNGMTALEIGHVIADRTQKPPEFGEDIWIPGREPSDASLLLGAIGEWITRPTAQLAAVQSAAADMISSTEQFVEAGRRVIDMARTLVRGTAPSSPLNATVSRNRRFTVAKHELEEYRQLRTRFDCDVNDVVLSVVTGALRNWLLSRGQSVSTGLTVRAMAPMSVYPETDHLETAGPGQAISEVTPFLVDLPVGENNALVRLSQIAHATETQATTTTPVDARTIVTLSGFAPPTLHAMGTRVATSFPARQFNLLITNVPGAQKQMYVAGTKLLDTYAVPPLLNNQVLALGITSYNGSLYYGINADREAMSDVDVFPSLLREALDELREVAR; translated from the coding sequence ATGGTGACCCGGTTGTCGGCGTCGGACGCGTCGTTCTACGGGCTGGAAGACTCATCGACACCCATGTACGTCGGGACGCTGTCCATTCTGCGTAAGCCGCGGGCCGGCCTGAGCTACGAGACGCTGCTGGCGACCGTCGAGGCCAGGCTGCCGCAGATCCCGCGCTACCGGCAGAAGGTCCGCGAGGTCACGCTCGGCCTGGCCCGGCCGGTCTGGGTCGACGACCGCGACTTCGACATCACCTATCACATCCGGCGCTCGGCGCTGCCGTCCCCGGGCAGTGACGCTCAGCTTCATGATCTGGTGGCCCGGCTGGGCTCGCGACCGCTGGACAAGACCCGGCCGTTGTGGGAGATGTGCCTGGTCGAAGGCCTCTCTGACAATCGCCTGGCGATCTACACCAAGACCCACCAGGCGCTCGTCAACGGCATGACGGCGCTGGAGATCGGGCACGTCATCGCCGACCGCACGCAGAAGCCGCCCGAGTTCGGCGAGGACATCTGGATCCCGGGCCGCGAACCCAGCGACGCCTCGCTGCTGCTGGGCGCCATCGGGGAGTGGATCACACGCCCGACGGCACAGCTGGCCGCCGTGCAGTCGGCGGCGGCGGACATGATCTCCAGCACCGAACAGTTCGTCGAGGCCGGCCGGCGCGTCATCGACATGGCCCGCACGCTGGTCCGGGGCACCGCCCCGAGCAGTCCGCTGAACGCCACCGTGTCCCGCAACCGGCGATTCACCGTCGCCAAACACGAGCTGGAGGAGTACCGCCAGCTACGGACGCGCTTCGACTGCGACGTCAACGACGTGGTGCTGTCGGTGGTGACCGGCGCGCTGCGGAACTGGCTGTTGTCCCGCGGTCAATCGGTGTCGACGGGCCTGACAGTGCGGGCCATGGCGCCGATGTCTGTCTATCCCGAAACCGACCATCTGGAGACCGCCGGCCCCGGCCAGGCGATCAGCGAGGTGACACCGTTCCTGGTCGACCTGCCGGTGGGCGAGAACAACGCGCTCGTCCGGCTGTCCCAGATCGCGCACGCCACCGAGACCCAGGCCACGACGACCACCCCGGTCGACGCGCGCACCATCGTCACGCTGTCGGGTTTCGCGCCGCCGACGCTGCACGCCATGGGCACCCGGGTCGCGACCAGCTTCCCGGCGCGCCAGTTCAACCTGTTGATCACCAACGTCCCCGGCGCGCAGAAGCAGATGTACGTCGCGGGCACCAAGCTGCTGGACACGTACGCGGTGCCGCCGCTGCTGAACAACCAGGTGCTGGCGCTCGGCATCACGTCGTACAACGGCAGCCTCTACTACGGCATCAACGCCGACCGCGAGGCCATGAGCGACGTCGACGTGTTCCCGAGCCTGTTGCGCGAGGCGCTCGACGAGCTGCGCGAGGTGGCGCGCTGA
- a CDS encoding Rv3235 family protein, producing the protein MTASTRIDIDLTAPIVDYEPAPIETGAAVRAPNRLQVVADPEPDCATVSAVVSRHEVAPPTAALMFADAALRRVLEVSDRRRPMAQLRPLVTSTLFDAMSSWPHHNRSDGTAALRKVRLRTAREQDGLPTAAEVFATFSRGPRLHAAAGRIEMLGGRWQFVALQLG; encoded by the coding sequence ATGACCGCATCGACCCGCATCGACATCGACCTCACGGCGCCGATCGTCGACTACGAGCCTGCGCCGATCGAGACCGGCGCGGCGGTGCGTGCCCCCAACCGACTGCAGGTGGTGGCCGATCCCGAACCGGACTGCGCGACCGTATCCGCCGTCGTATCTCGGCACGAGGTCGCGCCGCCCACGGCCGCGCTGATGTTCGCCGACGCCGCCCTGCGCCGGGTCCTGGAGGTCAGCGACCGGCGCCGGCCGATGGCGCAGCTGCGTCCGCTGGTCACCTCGACACTGTTCGACGCCATGTCGTCATGGCCCCACCACAACCGGAGCGACGGCACGGCAGCGCTGCGCAAGGTGCGGCTACGCACCGCCCGTGAACAGGACGGGTTGCCCACGGCCGCCGAGGTGTTCGCCACCTTCAGCCGCGGGCCACGTCTGCACGCCGCCGCCGGACGCATCGAAATGCTCGGCGGGCGTTGGCAATTCGTGGCCCTGCAGCTGGGTTGA
- the secA gene encoding preprotein translocase subunit SecA, whose amino-acid sequence MLSKLLRIGEGRMVKRLQKVADYVNTLSDDVEKLSDDELRAKTEEFKKRIAGGESLDDLLPEAFAVAREAAWRVLDQRHFDVQVMGGAALHYGNVAEMKTGEGKTLTCVLPAYLNALSGKGVHVVTVNDYLAKRDSEWMGRVHRFLGLEVGVILSQLTPEERRAAYNADITYGTNNEFGFDYLRDNMAHSVDDMVQRGHNFAIVDEVDSILIDEARTPLIISGPADGASNWYTEFARIAPLMEKDVHYEVDIRKRTIGVHEAGVEFVENQLGIDNLYEAANSPLVSYLNNAIKAKELFQRDKDYIVRDGEVVIVDEFTGRVLVGRRYNEGMHQAIEAKEHVEIKAENQTLATITLQNYFRLYDKLSGMTGTAETEAAELHEIYKLGVVQIPTNRTMIRQDQSDLIYKTEEAKYIAVVDDVQERYEKGQPVLIGTTSVERSEYLSKQFTKRRIPHNVLNAKYHEQEASIIAEAGRLKAVTVATNMAGRGTDIVLGGNVDFIADARLRKRGLDPVETPEEYEAAWHEELPKVKQLVEEEAKKVREVGGLYVLGTERHESRRIDNQLRGRSGRQGDPGESRFFLSLSDELMRRFNGATLEALLTRLNLPDDVPIEAKMVTRAIKSAQTQVEGQNFEVRKNVLKYDEVMNQQRKVIYRERKAILEGEDVQDTAHKMLVDVVTAYVDGATAEGYAEDWDLAKLWDALKTLYPVGLDYHNLIDSDEVGEPGELTQDELREALIADAEKAYAKREADLEAIAGPGAMRQLERSVLLNVIDRKWREHLYEMDYLKEGIGLRAMAQRDPLVEYQREGFDMFTGMLEGLKEESVGFLFNVQVEAQQAPQVAPVAAPQGLAQFAAEAEQNAAQEQAAPAALRAKGIEDKAPAMTYSGPAEDGSAEVRREGGRHAAGPGSRRERREAARKQKRR is encoded by the coding sequence GTGCTGTCGAAGTTGCTCCGCATCGGTGAAGGCCGCATGGTCAAGCGCCTGCAAAAGGTCGCCGACTATGTCAACACCTTGTCCGATGACGTCGAGAAGCTGTCGGACGACGAGCTGCGCGCCAAGACCGAAGAGTTCAAGAAGCGCATCGCCGGTGGCGAGTCGCTCGACGACCTGCTGCCCGAGGCCTTCGCCGTCGCCCGCGAGGCGGCCTGGCGCGTGCTGGACCAGCGCCACTTCGACGTCCAGGTGATGGGCGGCGCGGCGCTGCACTACGGCAACGTCGCCGAGATGAAGACCGGTGAGGGCAAGACCCTGACCTGTGTGCTCCCGGCCTACCTCAACGCGCTCTCCGGCAAGGGTGTGCACGTCGTCACCGTCAACGACTACCTGGCCAAGCGCGACAGCGAGTGGATGGGCCGCGTGCACCGCTTCCTCGGCCTGGAGGTCGGGGTGATCCTGTCGCAGCTGACGCCGGAGGAGCGTCGCGCCGCGTACAACGCCGACATCACCTACGGCACGAACAACGAGTTCGGCTTCGACTACCTGCGCGACAACATGGCGCACTCGGTCGACGACATGGTCCAGCGCGGCCACAACTTCGCCATCGTCGACGAGGTCGACTCGATCCTCATCGACGAGGCCCGTACCCCGCTGATCATCTCCGGCCCCGCCGATGGCGCGTCGAACTGGTACACCGAGTTCGCGCGCATCGCGCCGCTCATGGAGAAGGACGTCCACTACGAGGTCGACATCCGCAAGCGCACCATCGGTGTGCACGAGGCCGGCGTGGAGTTCGTCGAGAACCAGCTGGGCATCGACAACCTCTACGAGGCCGCCAACTCACCGCTGGTCAGCTACCTGAACAACGCCATCAAGGCCAAGGAACTGTTCCAGCGCGACAAGGACTACATCGTCCGCGACGGCGAGGTCGTCATCGTCGACGAGTTCACCGGCCGCGTGCTGGTCGGCCGCCGCTACAACGAGGGCATGCACCAGGCCATCGAGGCCAAGGAGCACGTCGAGATCAAGGCCGAGAACCAGACCCTGGCCACCATCACGCTGCAGAACTACTTCCGCCTCTACGACAAGTTGTCCGGCATGACCGGTACCGCGGAGACCGAGGCCGCCGAGCTCCACGAGATCTACAAGCTCGGGGTGGTGCAGATCCCCACCAACCGGACCATGATCCGCCAGGACCAGTCCGACCTCATCTACAAGACCGAAGAGGCCAAGTACATCGCCGTCGTCGACGACGTGCAGGAGCGCTACGAGAAGGGCCAGCCGGTCCTGATCGGTACCACCAGCGTCGAGCGGTCGGAGTACCTGTCCAAGCAGTTCACCAAGCGCCGCATCCCGCACAACGTGCTCAACGCCAAGTACCACGAGCAGGAGGCGAGCATCATCGCCGAGGCGGGCCGGTTGAAGGCCGTCACGGTCGCCACCAACATGGCCGGCCGCGGTACCGACATCGTGCTGGGCGGCAACGTCGACTTCATCGCCGACGCGCGCCTGCGCAAGCGCGGTCTGGACCCGGTCGAGACCCCGGAGGAGTACGAGGCGGCCTGGCACGAGGAGCTGCCGAAGGTCAAGCAGCTGGTCGAGGAAGAGGCCAAGAAGGTCCGCGAGGTCGGTGGCCTGTACGTGCTGGGCACCGAACGGCACGAGTCGCGTCGTATCGACAACCAGCTCCGCGGTCGCTCGGGCCGTCAGGGTGACCCGGGCGAGTCCCGGTTCTTCCTGTCGCTGTCCGACGAGTTGATGCGCCGCTTCAACGGTGCCACCCTCGAGGCGCTGCTGACCCGGCTGAACCTGCCGGACGACGTGCCGATCGAGGCCAAGATGGTGACCCGCGCGATCAAGAGCGCGCAGACCCAGGTCGAAGGGCAGAACTTCGAGGTCCGCAAGAACGTCCTCAAGTACGACGAGGTGATGAACCAGCAGCGCAAGGTCATCTACCGCGAGCGCAAGGCGATCCTCGAGGGTGAGGACGTACAGGACACGGCGCACAAGATGCTGGTCGACGTCGTCACCGCCTACGTCGACGGCGCCACCGCCGAGGGCTACGCCGAGGACTGGGATCTGGCCAAGCTGTGGGACGCGCTCAAGACGCTGTACCCGGTCGGCCTGGACTACCACAACCTGATCGACTCCGACGAGGTCGGCGAGCCGGGCGAGCTGACGCAGGACGAGCTGCGTGAGGCGCTGATCGCGGATGCCGAAAAGGCTTACGCCAAGCGCGAAGCCGACCTGGAGGCCATCGCCGGCCCCGGCGCCATGCGGCAGCTGGAGCGCAGCGTCCTGCTGAACGTCATCGACCGCAAGTGGCGCGAGCACCTCTACGAGATGGACTACCTCAAGGAGGGCATCGGCCTGCGGGCCATGGCGCAGCGCGACCCGCTGGTCGAGTACCAGCGCGAGGGCTTCGACATGTTCACGGGCATGCTCGAAGGCTTGAAGGAGGAGTCGGTCGGCTTCCTGTTCAACGTGCAGGTCGAGGCTCAGCAGGCGCCGCAGGTGGCCCCGGTCGCCGCGCCGCAGGGGCTCGCGCAGTTCGCCGCGGAGGCCGAGCAGAACGCCGCCCAAGAGCAGGCCGCACCGGCCGCGTTGCGCGCCAAGGGAATTGAGGACAAGGCCCCGGCCATGACCTACAGCGGTCCAGCAGAGGACGGGTCCGCGGAGGTGCGTCGCGAGGGTGGCCGGCACGCGGCGGGCCCGGGCTCGCGTCGGGAACGCCGTGAGGCCGCGCGCAAGCAGAAGCGGCGGTAA
- the hpf gene encoding ribosome hibernation-promoting factor, HPF/YfiA family — protein sequence MTTQSVDSARSTMFADDTEPAPEPHADVVVKGRNVEVPEHFRIYVSEKLARLERFDRTIYLFDVELDHEKNRRQRKNCQHVEITARGRGPVVRGEGCADSFYAALESAVGKLENRLRRSKDRRKIHYGDKTPVGLAEATSIVPPEDLPEVPNQTAAAEVDDHVPGQVVRVKEHPANPMTVDDALYEMELVGHDFFLFHDKESDRPTVVYRRHAYDYGLIRLS from the coding sequence ATGACAACCCAATCCGTGGATTCTGCCCGCTCGACCATGTTTGCCGACGACACCGAGCCTGCGCCCGAACCGCACGCCGACGTCGTCGTCAAGGGCCGCAACGTCGAGGTCCCCGAACACTTCCGCATCTACGTTTCCGAGAAGCTCGCTCGATTGGAGCGCTTCGATCGCACCATCTACCTGTTCGATGTCGAACTCGACCACGAGAAGAACCGGCGCCAGCGCAAGAACTGCCAGCATGTCGAGATCACGGCACGCGGCCGCGGGCCGGTCGTTCGCGGCGAAGGCTGCGCCGACAGCTTCTACGCGGCCCTCGAATCGGCCGTCGGCAAACTCGAGAACCGGCTCAGGCGCAGCAAGGACCGCCGCAAGATCCACTACGGCGACAAGACGCCGGTGGGCCTGGCCGAGGCGACGTCCATCGTCCCGCCCGAGGATCTGCCGGAGGTGCCGAACCAGACCGCAGCCGCCGAGGTCGACGACCATGTGCCCGGTCAGGTGGTCCGCGTCAAGGAACACCCGGCCAACCCGATGACGGTCGATGATGCGCTCTACGAGATGGAGCTGGTCGGACACGACTTCTTCCTGTTCCATGACAAGGAGAGCGACCGGCCGACGGTGGTCTACCGCAGACATGCCTATGACTACGGATTGATCCGTCTGTCCTGA
- a CDS encoding ComF family protein produces MLDLVLPVECGGCGAPSTRWCPACAAELTVRPDEPHVVTPREDPGVPVFALGRYAGARRRAVVGLKEHGRTDLVAPLADAVAAALRTLITWGLIVPPLTVVPAPTRSLAARRRGGDPVAKIARAAAAALPGVTVQPALAMRAFTRDSVGLSSAQRQRNIRGRVRQRTPVAGETIVFDDVVTTGTTAAEAVRVLQTSGAQVAAVLAIAHA; encoded by the coding sequence ATGCTCGACCTCGTCCTGCCCGTCGAATGCGGTGGCTGCGGTGCGCCGTCGACCCGCTGGTGTCCCGCCTGCGCGGCGGAACTGACGGTCCGCCCCGACGAGCCGCACGTCGTCACGCCGCGTGAGGACCCGGGGGTGCCGGTCTTCGCGCTCGGGCGCTACGCCGGAGCCAGAAGACGGGCCGTCGTCGGACTCAAAGAGCACGGCCGCACCGATCTCGTGGCGCCGCTGGCCGACGCGGTCGCCGCGGCCCTGCGGACGTTGATCACCTGGGGTCTGATCGTGCCGCCGCTGACGGTGGTGCCCGCGCCCACCCGCAGCCTGGCCGCCCGGCGCCGCGGCGGCGACCCCGTCGCGAAGATCGCACGCGCCGCGGCCGCGGCTCTTCCGGGAGTGACGGTCCAGCCGGCGCTGGCCATGCGGGCCTTCACCAGAGACTCCGTCGGCCTCTCCAGTGCGCAACGACAGCGCAACATCCGCGGCCGGGTTCGACAGCGCACACCGGTGGCGGGGGAGACCATTGTGTTCGACGATGTGGTGACGACCGGTACGACGGCAGCCGAGGCCGTTCGGGTCCTGCAAACATCCGGAGCACAGGTGGCGGCGGTGCTCGCAATAGCACACGCGTGA
- the lpqB gene encoding MtrAB system accessory lipoprotein LpqB yields the protein MRGALALCAVLMLVLTGCAGVPSSSAPQAVGTVDRPAPRNLPTPSPGMDPDLLLREFLKATADPANRHLAARQFLTESASRSWDDAGSALLIDRVVFVETRGTDKVSVTMHADILGSLSDVGVFETGEGALPDPGPIDLVKTPRGWRIDKLPNGVFLDWQQFQSTYKRDTLYFVDPTGKTVVPDPRYVAVSDPDQLATELVTKLLSGPRPEMASSVRNLMAAPLRLRGPVTRADGGKTGVGRGYGGARIDLESLSTTDPHSRQLLAAQIIWTLFRAGVNGPYVINADGAALDDRFAEGWNTSDVAATDPGADPGAAAGLHALAGGSLVSLEGDNAPRVAGAFGQLPGQTSAALSRSGQEVASVVTLRPGAPDMAQSLWVGPVNGDAAQALDAHTLSRPSWSLDDAIWIVVDGANVVRAIQEAASGQPARIPVDSSAVATKFPGPISALQLSRDATRAAMVINGQVILASVEQREGGQLALTYPRRLGFGLGNTALSLSWRTGDDIVVTRTDGAHPVSYVNLDGVNSDGPTRNLVVPVSTVAANTSTVYLADQRGVLQLSGSAADNNLMWTDVRPLMVAGALPVLPG from the coding sequence ATGAGAGGGGCACTGGCGCTCTGCGCAGTGCTGATGCTGGTCCTGACGGGGTGCGCCGGCGTGCCCAGTTCGTCGGCGCCGCAGGCCGTGGGCACCGTCGACCGGCCGGCGCCGCGCAACCTGCCGACGCCGTCACCCGGCATGGATCCCGACCTGCTGCTGCGCGAATTCCTCAAAGCCACCGCCGATCCCGCGAACCGGCACCTGGCGGCACGCCAGTTCCTCACCGAATCGGCATCCCGCTCGTGGGACGACGCAGGCAGTGCCCTGTTGATCGACCGCGTCGTGTTCGTGGAAACCCGTGGCACGGACAAGGTTTCGGTGACGATGCACGCCGATATCCTGGGCTCGCTGTCGGACGTCGGGGTGTTCGAGACGGGGGAGGGCGCGCTGCCCGATCCGGGCCCCATCGATCTGGTGAAGACGCCGCGGGGCTGGCGCATCGACAAGCTGCCCAACGGGGTGTTCCTGGATTGGCAACAGTTCCAGTCCACCTACAAACGCGACACGTTGTACTTCGTCGACCCGACCGGCAAGACCGTCGTGCCCGACCCGCGCTACGTCGCGGTGTCCGACCCGGACCAGCTCGCCACCGAACTCGTCACCAAGCTGCTGTCCGGGCCGCGGCCCGAGATGGCAAGCAGCGTACGGAATCTGATGGCCGCACCGCTGCGGTTGCGGGGTCCGGTGACGCGTGCCGACGGCGGCAAGACCGGTGTCGGACGCGGCTATGGCGGCGCCCGCATCGACCTCGAGAGCCTGTCGACCACCGACCCACACAGCCGGCAACTGCTTGCGGCGCAGATCATCTGGACGCTGTTCCGGGCCGGGGTCAACGGTCCGTACGTGATCAACGCCGACGGCGCCGCCCTCGACGACCGCTTCGCCGAAGGCTGGAACACCTCCGACGTCGCGGCCACCGATCCGGGTGCCGACCCCGGCGCCGCGGCCGGCCTGCATGCTCTGGCCGGGGGATCGCTGGTGTCGCTGGAAGGTGACAACGCGCCGCGGGTCGCCGGGGCGTTCGGCCAACTGCCGGGCCAGACCTCGGCGGCGTTGTCGCGTAGCGGGCAGGAGGTCGCCTCGGTGGTGACGCTGCGGCCCGGCGCGCCGGACATGGCGCAGTCGCTGTGGGTGGGTCCGGTCAACGGCGACGCCGCACAGGCGCTCGACGCGCATACGCTGTCGCGTCCCAGCTGGTCGCTCGACGACGCGATCTGGATCGTCGTCGATGGCGCCAACGTCGTGCGCGCGATCCAGGAGGCGGCGTCAGGCCAACCCGCCCGCATTCCTGTCGACTCGTCGGCGGTGGCCACCAAATTCCCCGGCCCGATCAGCGCGCTGCAGTTGTCGCGGGACGCCACCCGCGCAGCGATGGTGATCAACGGCCAGGTGATCCTGGCCAGCGTCGAGCAGCGCGAGGGCGGCCAGCTCGCGCTCACCTATCCACGCCGGCTCGGTTTCGGCCTGGGCAACACGGCGCTGTCGCTGTCCTGGCGCACCGGCGACGACATCGTCGTGACCCGCACCGACGGCGCGCACCCCGTGTCGTACGTCAACCTCGACGGCGTCAACTCCGACGGGCCCACCAGGAACCTGGTCGTCCCGGTGTCGACCGTGGCCGCGAACACCTCGACGGTGTACCTCGCCGACCAACGTGGCGTGCTCCAGCTGTCGGGTTCGGCAGCGGACAACAACCTCATGTGGACCGATGTCCGGCCGCTGATGGTCGCGGGCGCACTGCCCGTGCTTCCTGGCTGA
- the mtrB gene encoding MtrAB system histidine kinase MtrB, whose product MIWGSRRRIRGGFGSGAFVRGLGAVGRVVSYAWRRSLQLRVVSLTLGLSLAVILVLGFVLTSQITDRILEAKVRAGTEEVEHARTTVSGIVGGEETRSLNSSLQLARNTLIDRKVDSGSRLAGAFDAVLVVPGDGPRAATSAGPVGEIPNSLRDFVKAGQVSYQYATVHTDGFSGPALIVGSPTSSQVTNLELYLIFPLSNEESTIALVRGTMATGGIVLLGLLAAIALLVARQIVLPVRSASRIAERFAEGHLTERMPVRGEDDMARLAVSFNDMAESLHKQITQLEEFGNLQRRFTSDVSHELRTPLTTVRMAADLIYDHSEELDPALRRSTELMVNELDRFETLLADLLEISRHDAGVAELSVESVDLRDTVQSALDNVGHLADDANIKLAVHLPDEAVIAEVDPRRVERILRNLIANAIDHAEKKPVQIKMAADVDTVAVTVRDFGVGLRPGEEKMVFSRFWRSDPSRVRRSGGTGLGLAISIEDARLHQGRLEAWGEPGHGACFRLTLPLVRGHKVTTSPLPLKPTGPKSVTALSSGELPAGDPS is encoded by the coding sequence GTGATCTGGGGATCCCGACGGCGTATCCGTGGCGGTTTCGGCTCGGGCGCTTTCGTGCGCGGGCTGGGTGCTGTCGGCCGGGTGGTCAGCTATGCCTGGCGCCGCTCACTGCAACTGCGTGTGGTGTCCTTGACGCTGGGGTTGTCCCTTGCCGTCATTCTCGTGCTGGGTTTCGTGCTGACCAGCCAGATCACCGACCGCATCCTCGAAGCCAAGGTCCGTGCCGGCACCGAAGAGGTCGAGCACGCCCGCACGACGGTGAGCGGCATCGTCGGCGGCGAGGAGACGCGCTCGCTCAACAGCAGCCTGCAGCTGGCGCGCAACACGCTCATCGACCGCAAGGTCGATTCGGGCTCGCGGCTGGCCGGTGCGTTCGACGCGGTGCTGGTGGTACCAGGTGACGGTCCGCGCGCGGCCACATCGGCCGGGCCGGTGGGCGAGATTCCGAACTCGTTGCGCGACTTCGTCAAAGCGGGCCAGGTCAGCTACCAGTACGCGACCGTCCACACCGATGGTTTCTCCGGTCCCGCGCTGATCGTCGGCAGTCCGACGTCGTCGCAGGTCACCAACCTCGAGCTGTACCTGATCTTTCCGCTGAGCAACGAAGAGAGCACCATCGCGCTGGTGCGTGGCACCATGGCCACCGGTGGCATCGTGCTGCTGGGTCTGCTCGCGGCCATCGCGCTGCTGGTGGCCCGGCAGATCGTGCTGCCGGTGCGGTCGGCGTCGCGCATCGCCGAGCGGTTCGCCGAGGGACACCTCACCGAGCGCATGCCCGTACGCGGTGAGGACGACATGGCGCGTCTGGCGGTGTCGTTCAACGACATGGCCGAGAGCCTGCACAAGCAGATCACCCAGCTCGAAGAGTTCGGAAACCTGCAGCGCCGCTTCACCTCTGACGTCAGCCACGAGCTGCGGACGCCGCTGACGACGGTGCGCATGGCCGCCGACCTCATCTACGACCACAGCGAGGAACTCGACCCGGCGCTGCGGCGCTCGACGGAGTTGATGGTCAACGAACTCGACCGCTTCGAGACACTGCTGGCCGACCTGCTCGAAATCTCCCGGCACGACGCCGGCGTGGCCGAACTGTCGGTGGAGTCGGTCGACCTGCGCGACACCGTGCAGAGCGCGCTCGACAACGTCGGCCACCTCGCCGACGACGCGAACATCAAACTCGCCGTGCACCTTCCGGACGAGGCCGTCATCGCCGAGGTGGATCCGCGCCGCGTCGAGCGGATCCTGCGCAACCTCATCGCCAATGCGATCGACCATGCGGAGAAGAAGCCCGTTCAGATCAAGATGGCCGCCGATGTGGATACCGTGGCAGTGACGGTCCGCGATTTCGGCGTGGGTCTGCGTCCGGGCGAGGAGAAGATGGTGTTCAGCCGGTTCTGGCGCTCCGACCCCTCGCGGGTGCGGCGCTCCGGCGGCACCGGCCTCGGCCTGGCCATCAGCATCGAGGATGCCCGTCTGCACCAGGGCCGGCTGGAGGCCTGGGGCGAACCCGGCCACGGCGCCTGCTTCCGTCTCACGCTGCCGCTGGTGCGCGGCCACAAGGTGACCACCAGCCCGCTGCCTCTCAAACCCACTGGGCCCAAATCGGTTACGGCTCTCTCGTCCGGCGAGCTGCCCGCGGGGGACCCATCATGA